One Nycticebus coucang isolate mNycCou1 chromosome 7, mNycCou1.pri, whole genome shotgun sequence genomic window, tcctcctcctgtttcaATGACCAAGCAATTCTTCTGGCCATTGGAAAACCCAAGGGagctacagaaaaataaaacaaattgtaaGGTGAGATATGATGTGAAAACTAATACCTTATAAAATGCCTCCTTGTAGCTTTTGATACTGGTTTTCCACTAACTCTCAAGAAGTTTTTTATAACTTAAGGATGTGTGTTGAATCTCAGCAGAAATTGTCTAACCCAGGACACCTGAGAAGTAAACATGGAAACAAGAGGTCGTTTACCTGGCTCTGGGTTCACTCTCATGATCACTGAAACAATGAAGATGATGCTTAAATATTTCAGGTATTTGTGTAATTCAGTAGATACCTATCTGATGCTTACAATATGTTGGGTACTATTTTAATTCTGgagcaaaaaatgtatacacattggGGTTTTTAGGAACACAAACCTCTTAGAAGGGTGTCCTAATCCAAATATAGATTTAAGAGACTAGGGAAGGTTAGATTTAGCAATATTAACCAGTCAAGAGATCAACAAGGAAGGGCATAAGATGACTCACGAGATGTCCCTTGGGAATTGAGATAAACAATAACAAGGAACACCCCTGTGTGTTCTGGGCCTGGCTTGTTGGAGATGGTATATAAGGGCCTCCCCCCCAGAAGGGGGCATCTCACCTCCCTCACCTCTcctgagtcctccctcctcacctctgctgagtcctctctcctcacctctccTGAGTCCTCTCTGCTGACACCATGGGTTGCTGTGGCTGTGGAGGTTGTGGTGGTGGCTCTGGCGGCTGCGGTGGCAGCTGTGGTGGCTGCGGTGGCTGTGGTGGCGGCTGCGGTGGCTGTGGCGGCTGCACCAGCTGCAGATGCTACCGCGTGGGCTGCTGCTCCTCCTGCTGCCCCGGCTGCCGCGGCTGCTGTGGGGGGTGCTGCAGCACGCCCGTGATCTGCTGCTGCCGCCGCACCTGCTGCTCGGGCGGCTCTTgtggctgtgggaagggctgTTGCCAGCAGAAGTGCTGTTGCCAGCAGCAGTGCGGCTGTAAGAAGCGGTGCTGCCGCTAGGGGGCGCCCGGCTGTGGGTGTGTCTTGGGGGCTCCCGCGCTGTTGGTAAGTTTACCGTCTGCAGGTGCAGCCAGGAGGCACCTTGTGCCCCTTGCGAAGACTTTCCTTCATCCCATCCTGTCTGCTGTTGCTGTCTTCCTGTCACCTGGTGTTTGGGGCACGTTCCTCCTTGGTTCTCAGGCTCTGCAGCTCTGGTAATTGCTTCTATTTTTAAGGTGGTCACACGGACCATCTCATAGGCCGTCATTCAACGACAAAGATGGGGGGACATCCTGATTATGGAGCTCCacaaaatggcattttttttttactgatttttttcttggaacTCTTTTCTATCTATGCATTAGATTCTCTTGTCTGTACCACGTATACGCTGTCCTTTCTGTGCCCATAGatgctcttttaatttttttttaacttttaataatgTATGGTCTTTATTATTGCTCTCTAATTTTGATTACACCaaccaaaaagtatttttttcccttttgtggtAAGCCACCcatatttttgttacttttaaaaaattaatacttaaCAGGTTTACGTAATTTGGAGGTATGTTATGATAAATTCATATactgtgtaataatcaaatcggggcaattgggatatccattaccttaaatgttgattttttttcccctctatgctgagaacattcaaattattctctaCTAGCTGTTTTGAAAACTGtacttgattattttttattattgtcacTCTACTGCATTATTGAATATTAAGTCTTATTCTATCTAGTTGTATTTTTGTGCCCATTAATCAATCTCTTTTCATCTACaaatttcttaataaaacataaaaataaactctaaacAGTTTCctttggttttatctttaaataataGATATTTTTGTTAAACTACCAATAATTATGATTTTTCCATGCTTGAAACCATCAAGGATACACACATAATTATGTCCCTGTGTGATTTACAATTTATCCATTCACGAGTAACCAGGAATACAAGGtggaataataataaacatttttaaaggtctCGTGGCCT contains:
- the LOC128589785 gene encoding small cysteine and glycine repeat-containing protein 7-like, encoding MGCCGCGGCGGGSGGCGGSCGGCGGCGGGCGGCGGCTSCRCYRVGCCSSCCPGCRGCCGGCCSTPVICCCRRTCCSGGSCGCGKGCCQQKCCCQQQCGCKKRCCR